A window of Apium graveolens cultivar Ventura chromosome 8, ASM990537v1, whole genome shotgun sequence contains these coding sequences:
- the LOC141677518 gene encoding protein argonaute 10-like, producing the protein MPIRQLKEGSEQHLVIKPHLNNSVNQVQKPLKTTRNGKSPPGQENQNAKVQNQSSPPSKSRGRRRGRGGRKSDQGEAFMRPSTRPCTAEYSLVAQVSARSSAAVEVQNTNLGTLCEVGRSFPSSRKSLSFAQRPGYGQLGTKCVVKANHFFAELPQKDLNHYDVTITPEVSSKNMNRAIMAELVKLYKESDLGMRLPAYDGRKSLYTAGELPFAWKEFDIELTDEDDGVHGPKRVREYKVVIKFVARANLHHLGQFLAGKRADAPQEALQILDIVLRELSNKRYCPVGRSFFSPNIRKPQRLGEGLESWCGFYQSIRPTQMGLSLNIDMASAAFIEALPVIEFVAQILGKDVLTKTLSDSDRVKIKKALRGLKVEVTHRGHIRRKYRVSGITSQPTRELVFPVDDNSNMKSVVEYFQEMYGFTIQHTHLPCLQVGNQRKANYLPLEACKIVEGQRYTKRLNEKQITALLKVTCQRPRDRENDILQTVQHNAYDQDPYAKEFGMNISEKLASVEARVLPAPWLKYHENGKEKDCLPQVGQWNMINKKMINGMTVSRWACINFSRSVQENVARGFCSELARMCQVSGMEFNPEPVIPIYTAWPDDVEKALKHVYHACTNKLKGKELELLLVILPDSNGSLYGDLKRICETDLGLISQCCLTKHVFKISKQYLANVSLKINVKMGGRNTVLLDAISCRIPLVSDIPTIIFGADVTHPENGEDSSPSIAAVVASQDWPEVTKYAGLVCAQAHRQELIQDLFKTWQDPVRGTVSGGMIRELLVSFRKATGQKPLRIIFYRDGVSEGQFYQVLLYELDAIRKACASLEPNYQPPVTFIVVQKRHHTRLFANNHRDRSSTDKSGNILPGTIVDTKICHPTEFDFYLCSHAGIQGTSRPAHYHVLWDENNFTADGIQSLTNNLCYTYARCTRSVSVVPPAYYAHLAAFRARFYMEPELQENGCGVGHGTKNSRGVGESGVRPLPALKENVKRVMFYC; encoded by the exons ATGCCTATTAGGCAACTTAAAGAAGGTTCAGAGCAGCACTTGGTGATCAAACCTCACTTAAATAACTCAGTGAATCAAGTTCAGAAGCCACTTAAAACAACTCGAAATGGTAAAAGCCCACCTGGGCAAGAAAACCAGAATGCAAAAGTCCAGAACCAATCTTCACCTCCCTCGAAAAGtagaggaagaagaagaggaagaggtGGCCGGAAATCGGATCAAGGTGAAGCGTTTATGCGTCCCAGCACGCGACCGTGCACAGCAGAGTATTCTCTGGTGGCTCAGGTTTCAGCTCGGTCTAGCGCAGCTGTTGAAGTGCAGAATACTAATTTAGGCACATTGTGTGAAGTAGGGAGGAGTTTTCCTTCTTCAAGGAAGTCTTTGAGTTTTGCTCAAAGACCTGGGTATGGGCAGCTTGGGACAAAATGTGTTGTTAAGGCAAACCATTTCTTTGCAGAATTACCACAGAAGGACTTGAATCACTATGAT GTTACAATTACCCCTGAGGTGTCATCAAAAAATATGAACAGAGCTATAATGGCAGAACTCGTGAAACTGTATAAAGAATCTGACTTGGGGATGAGGTTGCCTGCTTATGATGGCAGAAAGAGTCTGTACACTGCTGGTGAGCTTCCATTTGCATGGAAGGAGTTCGATATCGAACTTACAGATGAAGATGATGGAGTCCATGGTCCCAA AAGGGTGCGGGAGTACAAAGTGGTGATTAAATTTGTTGCAAGAGCAAATTTGCATCATCTGGGCCAATTTTTGGCTGGCAAGCGTGCAGATGCTCCACAAGAAGCTCTTCAAATACTCGACATCGTACTAAGAGAACTATCAAATAAGAG GTATTGCCCGGTGGGGAGATCTTTCTTTTCTCCTAACATACGAAAACCACAACGGCTTGGTGAGGGCTTAGAGTCATGGTGTGGATTTTATCAAAGTATAAGGCCTACCCAAATGGGCTTGTCCTTAAATATCG ATATGGCATCAGCTGCTTTTATTGAGGCTCTCCCCGTGATAGAGTTTGTCGCACAGATTCTTGGCAAAGATGTGCTAACTAAAACATTATCTGATTCTGATCGTGTGAAG ATTAAGAAGGCCCTAAGAGGCTTGAAAGTTGAAGTAACACATAGGGGTCATATACGAAGAAAGTATCGGGTTTCAGGAATAACATCTCAACCCACTAGAGAACTAGT GTTTCCTGTTGATGACAACTCAAATATGAAGTCAGTTGTTGAATACTTTCAAGAGATGTATGGCTTCACGATTCAGCATACTCATCTTCCTTGTCTTCAAGTCGGTAACCAAAGAAAAGCAAATTATTTGCCATTGGAG GCTTGCAAGATAGTGGAGGGTCAAAGATACACAAAAAGATTAAATGAGAAGCAAATTACTGCTCTTTTGAAAGTGACATGCCAAAGGCCAAGAGATCGAGAGAATGACATCTTGCAG ACAGTTCAACACAATGCTTATGATCAAGATCCTTATGCAAAGGAATTCGGCATGAATATTAGTGAAAAGCTTGCTTCTGTTGAGGCTCGAGTTCTCCCAGCTCCATGG CTAAAATATCATGAAAATGGCAAAGAGAAGGATTGTTTGCCACAAGTTGGTCAGTGGAATATGATAAACAAG AAAATGATCAATGGGATGACTGTTAGTCGGTGGGCATGCATCAACTTCTCAAGAAGTGTGCAAGAAAATGTTGCTCGTGGATTTTGTAGTGAACTAGCTCGTATGTGTCAAGTATCTGGAATG GAATTTAACCCGGAACCTGTAATACCAATCTATACAGCTTGGCCTGATGATGTAGAGAAAGCTTTGAAGCATGTTTACCATGCTTGTACGAACAAATTAAAGGGGAAGGAATTAGAGCTTCTGCTGGTCATTCTGCCTGACAGTAATGGGTCACTCTATG GAGATCTGAAACGGATCTGTGAAACTGATCTTGGTTTGATTTCTCAATGTTGTCTGACAAAGCATGTCTTTAAGATTAGCAAGCAGTACTTGGCAAATGTGTCGCTGAAGATTAATGTTAAG ATGGGTGGTAGAAATACTGTTCTTCTAGATGCGATTAGCTGCAGAATACCACTAGTTAGTGACATACCAACAATTATATTTGGAGCAGACGTGACCCATCCAGAAAATGGAGAAGATTCGAGTCCTTCAATAGCTGCT GTAGTAGCTTCCCAGGATTGGCCTGAAGTCACAAAATATGCAGGTTTAGTTTGTGCACAAGCTCATAGACAAGAGCTTATACAGGACTTGTTTAAAACATGGCAAGATCCTGTACGGGGTACAGTGAGTGGTGGCATGATCCg GGAGCTTTTGGTTTCCTTCAGGAAGGCAACTGGGCAGAAACCATTACGCATTATATTTTACAG GGATGGCGTGAGTGAAGGCCAATTTTATCAAGTCCTACTTTATGAGTTGGATGCTATACGGAAG GCCTGTGCTTCATTAGAACCCAATTACCAACCTCCAGTGACTTTCATTGTGGTGCAAAAACGACATCACACAAGGTTATTCGCAAACAACCACAGGGATCGAAGCAGCACTGACAAAAGTGGAAACATTTTGCCAG GAACCATAGTTGATACGAAGATCTGTCATCCAACAGAATTTGATTTTTATCTCTGCAGCCATGCTGGTATTCAG GGTACGAGTCGGCCAGCACATTATCATGTTCTTTGGGATGAAAACAATTTTACAGCTGATGGAATTCAGTCGTTGACAAACAACCTGTGCTACACATATGCAAGGTGCACGCGGTCGGTGTCTGTTG TTCCTCCAGCCTATTATGCACATTTAGCTGCATTTCGAGCCAGATTCTACATGGAACCAGAATTGCAGGAGAATGGATGTGGTGTTGGTCATGGTACCAAGAATTCACGAGGTGTTGGAGAGTCAGGAGTGCGTCCATTACCGGCCCTCAAGGAGAATGTGAAAAGAGTAATGTTTTATTGTTAG